Proteins encoded in a region of the Isosphaeraceae bacterium EP7 genome:
- a CDS encoding carbon-nitrogen hydrolase family protein, giving the protein MPLSARRRPIRVAGVSHRPGSGTDTPEGTDRLMAKAGMLIERAARMGADLVAFPEIYPQVTVVDPYHHAEPAEGGTLDRARELARKHRLYLVWPRVEYSTERGIRNTSILIDRAGDVVGRYDKMFPTPGEMQQGAIPGTEASCFETDFGRVGMLICFDLNFREVRESLAAGKPDLVVFSSMYRGGLQASALAFELGSFVVTAIDAELGQVIDRCGRVLKESTYETLTLASINTNSVALHMDDNWGKMDAMLAKYGPTLSFDYHTREGFYVIESTGQADVSEISAEFGLIPADDYWARTRRVRAEALAKFDKARAARG; this is encoded by the coding sequence ATGCCGCTTTCCGCTCGCCGCAGGCCAATTCGCGTCGCAGGCGTCTCGCACCGGCCGGGCTCGGGGACCGACACGCCGGAGGGGACCGACCGGTTGATGGCCAAGGCCGGCATGCTGATCGAGCGGGCGGCGCGGATGGGGGCGGACCTCGTTGCCTTCCCCGAAATCTACCCGCAAGTGACCGTCGTCGACCCCTACCATCACGCCGAGCCCGCCGAGGGGGGGACGCTCGATCGGGCTCGCGAGCTGGCACGCAAGCATCGGCTCTATCTCGTCTGGCCGAGGGTCGAATATTCGACCGAGCGGGGGATCCGCAACACGTCGATCCTGATCGATCGCGCGGGTGACGTCGTCGGCCGATACGACAAGATGTTCCCCACTCCCGGTGAGATGCAGCAGGGCGCGATCCCAGGGACGGAAGCCTCTTGCTTCGAGACCGATTTCGGCCGAGTCGGGATGCTGATCTGCTTCGACCTGAATTTCAGGGAAGTCCGGGAGTCGCTGGCGGCGGGAAAGCCCGACCTGGTCGTCTTCTCGTCGATGTACCGGGGCGGGCTCCAGGCCTCGGCGCTGGCGTTCGAGCTGGGATCGTTCGTCGTCACAGCCATCGACGCCGAGCTGGGGCAGGTGATCGACCGCTGCGGGCGAGTCCTGAAGGAATCGACGTATGAGACCTTGACGCTGGCGTCGATCAATACCAACAGCGTCGCGCTCCACATGGACGACAACTGGGGAAAGATGGACGCGATGCTGGCCAAGTACGGGCCGACTCTCTCCTTCGACTACCACACTCGCGAGGGCTTCTACGTCATCGAATCGACGGGACAGGCCGACGTCTCCGAGATCAGTGCCGAATTCGGGCTGATCCCGGCGGACGACTACTGGGCGCGAACCCGTCGGGTGAGGGCGGAGGCCCTGGCGAAATTCGACAAGGCCCGTGCAGCTCGCGGGTGA
- a CDS encoding aldo/keto reductase, whose translation MKYNPLGKTGVLVSELCLGTMTFGEGWGFGGIDAPQADAIVGAALNAGINFVDTADVYSEGQSEVLLGGALQGERRDRVVLATKGFGRMGKGANDTGLSRYHLIRACEASLKRLNTDRIDLYQIHGSDAATPMDEVLYALDILVRSGKVLYVGECNLAAWQTAQALGRSSTLGLPKFVSAQMYYSLVGRDVEHEVVPLCLDEGLALLPWSPLAGGFLTGKYRQSQAKPPEGSRYATSKFGEFPPRDKELGERVVDRLVELAEARGTTPATLAIRWLLSKPAVASVIIGIRRLEQLADNLAATTLELTPAELDSIDEVSRPAALYPAWMIQRQARNRVI comes from the coding sequence ATGAAATACAACCCCCTGGGCAAGACCGGCGTCCTCGTGAGCGAACTCTGTCTGGGCACGATGACGTTCGGCGAGGGCTGGGGATTCGGCGGGATCGATGCGCCCCAGGCCGACGCGATCGTCGGGGCCGCCCTCAACGCCGGGATCAACTTCGTCGACACGGCCGACGTCTACAGCGAGGGGCAGTCGGAAGTCCTGCTCGGCGGTGCGCTCCAAGGCGAACGACGCGACCGGGTCGTGCTGGCGACCAAGGGATTCGGCCGGATGGGCAAGGGGGCCAATGACACGGGCCTGAGCCGCTACCACCTGATCCGCGCCTGCGAAGCCTCGTTGAAGCGCCTGAACACCGACCGGATCGACCTGTATCAGATCCACGGATCGGACGCGGCAACGCCCATGGATGAGGTGCTTTATGCGCTGGACATCCTGGTGAGGTCGGGCAAGGTGCTCTATGTCGGCGAGTGCAACCTGGCCGCATGGCAGACGGCGCAGGCTCTGGGTCGGTCCTCGACGCTGGGCCTGCCGAAGTTCGTGAGCGCCCAGATGTATTACAGCCTGGTGGGCCGGGACGTCGAGCACGAGGTCGTGCCGCTCTGCCTGGATGAAGGCCTGGCTCTGCTCCCGTGGAGCCCGCTGGCGGGCGGGTTCCTCACCGGCAAATACCGTCAGTCCCAGGCGAAGCCGCCCGAGGGAAGCCGGTACGCAACGAGCAAGTTTGGCGAGTTCCCGCCCCGCGACAAGGAGCTTGGCGAGCGCGTGGTCGACCGGCTCGTCGAGCTGGCCGAGGCACGAGGAACCACGCCGGCCACCCTGGCGATCCGCTGGCTGCTGTCGAAGCCCGCGGTGGCGTCGGTGATCATCGGGATTCGAAGGCTGGAACAGCTCGCGGATAACCTGGCGGCGACGACCCTGGAGCTGACTCCCGCGGAGCTCGACTCGATCGACGAGGTTTCGCGGCCCGCCGCGTTGTACCCGGCCTGGATGATCCAGCGGCAGGCACGGAATCGGGTCATTTAA
- a CDS encoding amidohydrolase yields the protein MTRTLLASCLLAIIAVEARGQDPWFDGKIDGLVTLYRDLHAHPELSYQEVETAKRIAGELSGLGAEVTPNVGKLGVVGILKNGNGPVVLVRSDMDALPVAEATGLPYASKATGKNDAGQAVPVMHACGHDIHMTCLVGTARWLVDHKDRWSGTVILIGQPAEEAIGGAKAMLEDGLYTRFPRPDFALALHVAHDLETGKIGYISGPAMAGSTSLDVVVRGKGGHGAMPDKTVDPIVLASLLVLDMQTIVSREISPIQPAVVTVGSIHGGTRHNIIPDEVRLQLTIRAFRDDIRDLLLSGIRRRAEALAQGHKAPAPSVTVAYGTAPTINTPDLVSKVVPALKRAIGEANLVNVDPTMGAEDFGLYGRDGVPTFMFRLGTIPAARVAEFKASDKPLPSLHSALFAPDPAPSIRTGIAAMTSAVVELLPPKR from the coding sequence ATGACCCGCACCCTGCTGGCCTCCTGCCTCCTTGCGATCATCGCCGTCGAGGCCAGGGGGCAGGACCCCTGGTTTGATGGCAAGATCGACGGCCTGGTCACCCTCTATCGCGACCTGCACGCCCACCCCGAGCTTTCCTATCAGGAAGTCGAGACCGCGAAGCGGATCGCCGGCGAGCTGTCCGGGCTCGGCGCCGAGGTGACCCCCAACGTCGGCAAGCTCGGCGTGGTGGGGATCCTGAAGAACGGGAACGGGCCCGTCGTCCTCGTCCGGTCCGACATGGACGCCCTGCCCGTTGCCGAGGCGACCGGGCTTCCCTATGCCAGCAAGGCGACCGGCAAGAATGACGCGGGCCAGGCCGTCCCCGTGATGCACGCCTGCGGCCACGATATCCACATGACCTGCCTCGTCGGCACCGCGCGCTGGCTGGTCGACCACAAGGACCGATGGTCGGGCACCGTCATCCTGATCGGTCAGCCTGCCGAGGAAGCCATCGGTGGCGCCAAGGCGATGCTCGAAGACGGCCTGTATACTCGCTTTCCCAGGCCCGATTTCGCCCTCGCCCTGCACGTCGCGCACGACCTCGAGACCGGCAAGATCGGCTACATCTCAGGCCCGGCGATGGCGGGCTCCACCTCGCTCGACGTCGTCGTCCGCGGCAAAGGGGGCCATGGCGCGATGCCCGACAAGACGGTTGACCCGATCGTGCTCGCGTCGCTGCTGGTCCTCGACATGCAGACGATCGTCTCCCGCGAGATCAGCCCGATTCAGCCCGCCGTGGTCACCGTCGGCTCGATCCACGGCGGGACCCGCCACAACATCATCCCCGACGAGGTCCGCCTCCAGCTCACGATCCGCGCCTTCCGCGACGACATCCGTGACCTGCTCCTCAGCGGGATTCGCCGCCGCGCCGAGGCGCTCGCCCAGGGCCACAAGGCCCCCGCGCCCTCGGTGACCGTGGCGTACGGGACCGCCCCGACCATCAACACGCCCGACCTCGTCTCCAAGGTCGTCCCCGCCCTGAAACGCGCGATCGGCGAGGCAAATCTGGTCAACGTCGATCCCACGATGGGGGCCGAGGACTTCGGCCTCTACGGTCGGGACGGCGTCCCCACCTTCATGTTCCGCCTGGGCACAATCCCAGCGGCCCGTGTCGCCGAGTTCAAGGCCAGCGACAAGCCCCTCCCCTCGCTGCACTCGGCCCTCTTCGCCCCCGACCCTGCACCAAGCATCCGCACCGGCATCGCCGCGATGACCTCCGCGGTCGTCGAGCTGCTGCCGCCAAAACGCTGA